The Helianthus annuus cultivar XRQ/B chromosome 15, HanXRQr2.0-SUNRISE, whole genome shotgun sequence genomic sequence agatATTATTTATTCAATTAtcttttcatttcatttcattgtTTTACTAATTCATATATCATCTCAGTTGATATATGCAGCAACACTGACAAAGCTGAAGCTGTTCAAAGAACAAAAGCTAGAAGAATATATTCCAACAGTAAAAGATTCAATACAACCTCATCGCAGAGTCAATCCACACTAAATTATTCAACTCAGAATAATAAAGAAAATTTAAGTTCATCCACATCTCCCATGTATAACAGATCATTTTATAGCCGTGGTATAAACATCAATTTTTCAAGTGGTTTATCATCTTCGGAAATTCATAATACGAATCTTCCTTTTTCAACATATCCTTCACATGATATTTCcaatggtattttcaaatctgTATTACTtactttattacaaaatttcgATTTATATAAAATTAACTAATGTATATGTCATTTTAGTTTCTATACGTAATGTAGACAAGGATGAGGCTGCAAAAAGAAGGAAGGCTAGACGTATATATTTGAATAGCAAAAGATTGAATAAAAATTCAACACAGACTCAATCGACATTAACTTCTTATACTAAAAATAAAGAGAATATTAGTCCGAACACTACTTTTACGTTGAATAGATCATCTTTTAGCGTCCTCTCAAGTATCAATGTCTCTTCCGGTTCATCTAAATTCAATTCAGGTAAGACGCGAGTAATGTTGTGTTTATCAAATTATGAAATAAGATTTTTTTTCTTCTATCATCAAGTGTTTTAAAAAGCATAACAACTTTATTTCTCTCTAATTTTACTAATTCATGTCATTTATGTACattaattttcttttatttaacaATATTATTATCAAACTTTTTTATATGTACTTAaagaaattatatatttttttcagtttgttttttattatatGATTTTATATCATTTGTTATAATAATTTTTATAGGAAACATTGCATCTTCCAGTGGTATTCCAAGAAACATTACAAGCAACTCAGCATCAGACATTTTACCTTCTTCATCATCTACAATTCCACCAAATAGTGTTATAGCATCAGTCGAACCTTCACCATTGATAAGAATGTCATCAGGAAAGCGTAAATTAGTAAGAAAACGACGAAACTTAACACCTATACCTATTATTGATTTGACAACAGATGATGATAACGAGGTTGCTGATATCATTGATCAACATTTAAAAGGTGTTTCAAAAGGTAAAGCTAATCCTCTTTTATTTACTACTGCTTCACATATTTATTTTCATATTGTTTTTTAACAACATAGATTTATTATGTTTAATAACATTAATCTTTTAactgaaataaaaaaaatgtacaGACTACTTGGATCATGGTGACCAGATAATCGTGTGTCGAACGTGTAACGCAAAGCTATGGAAAGCAGAGGCGGATAGGGGAGAACATAAGCGAATTAAACTTAACTATTTCCTTTGCTGTTCATACGGTAAAGTTTTGTTACCTGATTTTAAGCAGCCTCCTGAAATTTTGAAAGATCTATATGTTGGCGTCAGTGCGAAGAGCAAATTCTTTTTAAAAAACATTCGGCGTTATAATTCTATGTTCTCATTTACATCTATGGGAGGAAGGATTGACAAAACTATCAACCGTGGAAATGCACCTTATGTCTTTCGATTAAGTGGTCAAAATTATCATACTATTGGGAGTCTATTACCTGATGATGGAAATGAGCCAAAATTCAGCCAGTTGTATATATACGACACAGATAATGAAATATTTAATCGACAAAATGCTGttgggtatgtattaatttcaTAGTCTTTATAATTACCTATATTTGTCGATTTAATTTATATGATATTAATGTTAGTAATACATATATAATGGCTATTAATCCATACATTTTGTTAATTTTATAGGGGCTCAAACACTTCTTTTACAATAACTGAGTCAGCTTTTGATGTTCAGATCATTGAGGAACTTACACTTATGTTAGACACTAACAACGCTTTGGTTAAAAGTTATCGACAAGCTagaaactgtttaaatgaaaaccctTACATCGACTTGAAGCTTTGTCTTATTGGTAAAAGATCCAAAGATGGTAGGACATATAACCTTCCTGAAGCTTCTGAAGTTGCTGCATTAGTTATTGGAGATCTGACTCAAGCTGTTGAGAATCGTGATATAGTAGTGAAAAGAAGATCTGGTCGGATTGAGCGCATAAGTGAATTACATCCTTCTTATCTTTCTCTACAATACCCTCTTCTATTTCCATATGGAGAAGATATGTACAGGGTTGACATTCTTCATAGAGGTCTCAATCCAGACACGAACAGCAAACGTCCAATGTGTACTATGCGTGAGTTCTTTGCTTATAGATTACAAGATCGTGTCGATAAGTTTTCTGTCATTCATAATGCAAAAAGACTTTTCCAACAATTTGTTGTTGATGCTTACACTATGATCGAGAGTGAAAGGTTGTTTTACATACGGCGACAACAAACTCATTTGAGGTCAGAAACTGTTCAGAATATTCAGAATGCAAATAATGCTGGAAAAAAAGATATGTCAAAAATTGGAACACGTATCTTTATTCCATCTTCCTTCACTGGCGGTTCTCGATATATGATACAAAATTACTTAGATGCAATGTCTTTGTGCAAATGGTTTGGGTATCCAGATTTTTTCATCACTATTACATGTAATCCAAAATGGCCGGAAGTGCAAAGGTTTTTAAAAGATACGACGATAAGGCCTGAAGATAGACCGGACATTTTGTGTCGAATTTTCAAGATAAAACTAGATTCCATaacaaaagaattgaaagaaggcAAGTTGCTCGGTAGAGTTAATTCTGGTATGTTTATTTATATGATAACATTTAAAGGGTACTGTTTTTAAATAACgttactttattttttattagtattattattattaatctatatttaatgttgataatataagttagttttatttttttttttctaatttatcATATTTTTGTTGTTGTACTCTGTAGTTGTCTATACTGTTGAGTTTCAAAAACACGGACTTCCTCATGCACACATATGTGTATTCATGCATTCTGACAGCAAGATACTATCTGTTGACCAACTAGATCCAATCATTTCTGCCGAAATTCCAGACATAGCCGAGGATCCAGAGTTATATAAACTTGTGGCAGACTACATGATTCATGGTCCGTGTGGTCCTCTCAATATGAATTGTCCTTGCATGATCGATCGTAAGTGTTCCAAGAAGTTTCCTAAGAAATTTGTTAACGAAACATGTTTGGATAAAAAAGGATTTCCAGTTTATCGTAGAAGGGATTCTGGCCTATCTGTTGTTAAATCACGTGTGAACGTAGACAATAGATATGTTGTTCCATATAGTAAAGTGCTGTTAAAAAGATACCAGGCGCATATTAACGTTGAATGGTGCAATCAAGTTGGTTCTATCAAATATTTGTTCAAGTACATTAACAAAGGCCCAGATAGAACTACTCTTAGAGTTGTTGAAAGTGGAAATCAGGATGACCAGGAACCTGTAGTCGATGAGATAGAAAAGTACTACGATTGCCGGTATATTTCTGCATGCGAATCTGCTTGGAGGATCTTTTCCTATGATATTCATTATCGATATCCCGCAGTTATTCGATTGTCGTTCCATTTACCTGGTCAGCAAAACGTAGTATATGGCGCAGACGATGACATTGACGAGGTTCTTAACAAACCATCTGTTGCTTCTACTATGTTCTTATCTTGGATGAAGTGTAACGAAATATTACCTGAGGCACGTAATCTTACTTATGTTGAGTTTCCATCaaagtttgtttttaaattaagTACTCGCAGTTGGGATATAAGGAAACGACATCCTTCAATCGGTAGGATTCATTCGGTGTTTCCTTCAGCTGGTGAAGCATACTACCTCAGAATATTATTGAACAAAGTAAAGGGACCAAAATCTTTTGAAGATATTCGTACTGTAAATGGTACTTTGTATCCAACTTTCAGGGACGCATGCTATGCGCTAGGGCTTTTGGATGATGATAACGAGTACATTGAAGCTATCAAAGAAGCTAATTTGTATGGAAGCGCTACTTATCTACGGACGTTATTTGGAACAATGCTGATGTCTGGTAGTTTGTCTAGACCTGATTTTGTATGGGAGAAAACATGGACGTATTTATCGGATGACATTTTATATAGACAAGAAAAACATTTAAATGTTGATGGTatgtctttttttttaatttttgcatGTTATCTAATATTCAattaatatatttattaatttaattattttttgtttataatttttttatctgAATGAAATAAAAAAACTTCATTTGTACAAAAAAATGTTTATTATTTACCCTTCAAGTTCATTTATAtcatatttaccaaaatatattttaatactCCAAAGTAcgaattattatattattaaatacatcttcttcttttttttttttttttgcagatttAAATTACTCTGACGAAGAAATAAAGAATTTGGCATTGTTAGAGATTGAGAAGTTCTTACTTCGTAATAATTCATCTCTGAGGAACTATTCAAATATGCCTTATCCTGATGATGAGTCTATTTCTTCTTCTAACAATCGATTGATCAACGAGGAGTTATCTTATTACCAAAATACCATGGAAGATGAGTTGAATAATATGTTACTACTTTTAACAGATGAGCAACGTAATGTTTTTGATCAGATTATGGAATCTGTTAGAACAAACAAAGGTGGTGTCTTTTTTCTTTACGGATATGGTGGCACCGGTAAGACCTTTCTTTGGAAGACATTGTCGGCAGCAATTCGAAGTAAGTCTGAAATTGTTTTAAATGTTGCTTCAAGCGGTATAGCTTCTTTGCTACTTTCTGGAGGTCGAACAACTCATTCTCGATTTTCCATCCCTCTGAATCTAAATGAGGATTCTCTTTGCCGCATGAAGCCTGGATCTGAACTTGCGTGTCTTTTAAAAAAAACACAACTTATTATATGGGATGAGGCTGCAATGATTCATAAACATGCCTTTGAAGCATTGGATAGAACCTTAAAAGATATATTGATGCCTGATTGTTCAAATAGCGAAGCTTTACCATTTGGAGGAAAGGTAATTGTATTTGGTGGTGACTTTAGACAGATTCTTCCTGTTGTTCCTAATGGCTCTAGACAAGATATCGTGAATGCTTCCCTGAGTTCGTCATATATATGGAATAAATGCAAGTTACTAACGCTAACAAAAAACATGAGGCTCACTGTTGGCATGAATCATGGTGATATTGACAAGACAAAAGAGTTTGCTAAATGGCTTTTGGATATTGGCGAGGGAAAACTTGGTGATCGCAACGACGGAGAAGCTGTTATTGATATACCTCAAGAACTGTTGATTACTGAGTCCACTAACCCTATTGGTAATCTGATCAACTTTGTGTATCCTTCGATACTTGAATCGTTCAATGATCCAAATTATTTTCAGGAAAGAGCCATACTTGCTCCTAAGAACGACGTTGTTCACGAGATAAATGATACCTTATTAGCAATGTTTCCTGGTGATCATAAAGAATATCTAAGTTCAGATTCCATCTGCCAATCTGAGAATGTAACTGACCATATTCGACACAatgtttacccccccccccccccgatgtTCTAAATGGTCTTAAAGTTTCAGGAATGCCGAATCATAAGTTGGTTTTAAAAGTTGGTGTTCCTATCATGCTTTTACGTAACCTTGATCAGAAAAACGGTCTGTGCAATGGTACAAGATTACAAGTCGTAAAACTTGGTGATCGGATTATTGAAGCAAAAGTGATTTCTGGTAATAATTTTGGTACTAGAACTTTTATACCAAGGATCAATCTTTCCCCCTCTGACAAACGAATACCTTTCAAGCTTCAAAGAAGGCAATTCCCGATAGCTGTGTGCTTTGCAATGACGATAAATAAAAGTCAGGGACAGTCGTTATCTAAGGTTGGTTTGTTTCTAAAGCAGCCTGTTTTCACTCACGGACAACTATATGTTGCAGTTTCAAGAGTCAAAAGCATGGATGGTTTAAGGATGTTAATATTAGATGTTGAGGGGAACGTTACCAATAAGACTACAAATGTTGTATACAAAGAGATATTCTCAAATTTATAGTTTGATTTATAGtttcattattttaatattaatatccAACTGTCATATTATTTATTCCTTTACTCCGAAATTTATATTTCCATTttactttatattttttttacatttcaTTTGTAATATATATCACataaaatttatataaataatcTGAACCACATATAAACAAACACAAGTTAGTTTGTAAATAGATATATTTAAACATTGATAACCAACAAATATTTATGCACGATACCAACTGTTAATTACATTCAAAATTATGGTACTTTGTTGGATGATATAATAGTAGTTGTCTTTAACCATTAACTACCTAGGAACAAAATAAAATATCATAACCATAGAAACTTTGTCCAAAAAAGAGTAAACCTAATAACATGATCACAAAACAGTCATCATTTGTTCTACACAAACACCTTCATCATTAGATTACCTGTTAACATGCATTAACCCCATCCACGTTTGATAAGATCAGGAGATTTGATGAACTTACAAATGTGAAATGTAGTCTATCACCCAAACAAAGTCCATCCTCCTTCATGAACATCGGCCAACCTTCGATTGCATACCTTACAGCATTTCCATTCTTTTGGCGCCTAACATTCATTTCGATTGTTTTTCCCTTCATGTTCCTCACGTTTAACTTATGAGATTTATTTCGGAATCCGGCTGCTCTTACAACATTAGCAGGCATTCTCTGCATGCAAATCCGTATTTTGAACTCAGTCAGCCATATTCATGTTATAATATTTCAGTCTATGATTTTTATGTAAAAAATACATACCATGCGGTTTTCTCCTTTCATTGTGAAATCATATTTTCCAATTTTCTCAACAGTAGTTGTTTTTGCAACAACTTTTCCTTCAACCTCCAATATCTTCAATCCATGATCATCCCTCTTTCTTTTTTCCTTTACCTTAATTTTGAACACATACATTATATTTAGAATAAAATCTAAGTTAATAATAAATGTTGATCACTACATATTGTTTTTTTATGATAAACGTACCATCCGTTTCCGAGTTATCTCTCCATCTGTTGAGACCTTTTGCATTTCAAATTCTGTCCTGCATATCATCTCCTTACTGACCTCCGCATGACAATATGCCTCTACATGTTTTCCTTTCTTCGTAACCTATTAAGATAACCGCTATCTTTAGATAACAATAATCATTGACGCCTAATTAAATATGTCTATATATATTAATGAAAGTAAtactttatttttatgttttaaataattACATCATATTTTGTTGCTTTGTTTGTCTCTTCTGTCATCGAAATCTTTGTTTCTACCTTTGACTTTTCTTTTCCAGCAATGTTCTTAATCACTTCCTGTTTTTTACTACTTTCATGAATCTGTGTATCATAGTTAATAAAATTACAAAATCTGATTGTAATGTGTTTTAATCTACATAAATATAAGCTTATTACCTCAGAAATCATCTCATCTATggagtcatcatcatcatcacagaaGGTCTGTTATACAATAAGATATTAGCAAAAGAGACGTATTTATTACTAAACTGTTATACTTTAAGTTGATAATACTTACAAACTGGACGTTTTTGTAGTATGTGTCTTTAGGTATCTCCATCAGAGACTcatcttcactttcttcttttttcGTCAAAACAACCTCAACTCCTCGACGATAAATCTTTATCTCAAATGTTTTGTTGTCCGTCTTCATCAACAACATTATATCATCATCTTCTATCCCAAGATCATCAAATAGATTCGGACAACCTTTCGTAAAAACATAATTATCATTTATTTTGTCCGTCTCAACTTTCCAAATCTGACCTGCTGCACATATGTTATAATAATCGTTGACTGGCGTGTAAGAGTAACATTTTGTAACATAAGCTTCGGGAATCACCTGAAAAGTTTAGTAGCATTTTACTctcaaatatatatgtatatcatttaTTTTACAACTATAATAAAAAATAGATTCATATATAGTTGTATACTTACTATTATCTTTAAAATGTCGTAACGGTTTACTGTTACGAAAGATTCACCACATATGTTGTTGACGAAACAATCCATGTAAATATCTTTATCTTTGATTATCCTTAAGCGCAAGAATGTCTGTTTTTTCAACTGAAGATCCCTTACGACATTTTTCCAACCATCAGTTATAACCGATTCCCCGCTTATACTTCTCAAATAAACTGTCCAACTTCTTTCACTTTCATGATGTATCATTAGTTTAGTTCTTTGCCAATAATCACCGTATACACTCTTAACAAAGTCAATTGGCAGCACCAGTTGTTAAATTTATGTTAAAGATATTATCGAACACAAATTAGATTTACTTTATTTTGTAACAATTGTAACATACCAGTTTCATCGAGTAATCATCATCTAACACAGTTATGCATGAGGAACTCATCTTTATATACCTGTAACCAATGATGTATATATTTGATTACAATATACAATaatacaatatacaatatacaTATAAACAATAAGAAAGGAACTGTTATCTTATCAATGTATTTAGTCCATCAATTTATAACAAGATAACTCTTTTTTTTAGTCTTTAATCTTACTGTATAGTTATATTCTCATCTATAATGAAAACCTGATAAACTTTTCAATCATTCAAATAAGAATGTTAAACAAAAAAACCATAAGTTTTTTCACAATAACATTCACAAACTATATCAACCAAATAAGTTTAGTAACCTAAATTTTATACTTTCAAAGACAAACAATACAATGTAATCCGTTTTAGATAAACATAGATACACAATAAATAACATTGTTAATCAAGATTTTTAATGTTATAACCTAATCAATCATCCAAAATACAATGTTAATCAAGAATTTTTAATTTTCACAATAAGATGCACAAAATATATCAACCAAATCATCTAATTAACAGAAATTATATATTTTCAAACACATGCAATAGGATCTAATTTCTTTTAGATACACATAAGATACACAAcatttaatttcataaaaatgaAAAACCTGATTTCACGTGTAACTTATCAACAATCGCCGGAAATACTTCGGTGAAGTCACTCAAACCGAAAATTGCCGTTCAACTCAGATGATAATAAGTGTGTAAATCAAAGAGGAGATTGCCGTTAAAATGATCGGAAAATATGCCGGTAAACTTACTTTACCAAATTCTTCTTCACCGTCGATTTAGGTTTCTTGAGCCAAGTGAATTTTGATTGAAGATGATGGAGTGTTGCAGCAGGTTTGATATGATATGTGATGATTACAGTTTGTATTTTATTCTTAATATATTTAAGTATcgattttattatttggtatatatcCGTTAATTAATTACATAATATTAAACTAATGTTGTTTATTTTACCCACTATGTATttgaatattataaaaaaatatctaTTCACTAATTACTACTAATATTTCGTAAAACCTTTTAATCTGTTAAATTTT encodes the following:
- the LOC110914247 gene encoding uncharacterized protein LOC110914247 yields the protein MSHIRKGSSASSPDLRNINVNSGNPLSDISNVDICSNTDKAEAVQRTKARRIYSNSKRFNTTSSQSQSTLNYSTQNNKENLSSSTSPMYNRSFYSRGININFSSGLSSSEIHNTNLPFSTYPSHDISNDKDEAAKRRKARRIYLNSKRLNKNSTQTQSTLTSYTKNKENISPNTTFTLNRSSFSVLSSINVSSGSSKFNSGNIASSSGIPRNITSNSASDILPSSSSTIPPNSVIASVEPSPLIRMSSGKRKLVRKRRNLTPIPIIDLTTDDDNEVADIIDQHLKGVSKDYLDHGDQIIVCRTCNAKLWKAEADRGEHKRIKLNYFLCCSYGKVLLPDFKQPPEILKDLYVGVSAKSKFFLKNIRRYNSMFSFTSMGGRIDKTINRGNAPYVFRLSGQNYHTIGSLLPDDGNEPKFSQLYIYDTDNEIFNRQNAVGGSNTSFTITESAFDVQIIEELTLMLDTNNALVKSYRQARNCLNENPYIDLKLCLIGKRSKDGRTYNLPEASEVAALVIGDLTQAVENRDIVVKRRSGRIERISELHPSYLSLQYPLLFPYGEDMYRVDILHRGLNPDTNSKRPMCTMREFFAYRLQDRVDKFSVIHNAKRLFQQFVVDAYTMIESERLFYIRRQQTHLRSETVQNIQNANNAGKKDMSKIGTRIFIPSSFTGGSRYMIQNYLDAMSLCKWFGYPDFFITITCNPKWPEVQRFLKDTTIRPEDRPDILCRIFKIKLDSITKELKEGKLLGRVNSVVYTVEFQKHGLPHAHICVFMHSDSKILSVDQLDPIISAEIPDIAEDPELYKLVADYMIHGPCGPLNMNCPCMIDRKCSKKFPKKFVNETCLDKKGFPVYRRRDSGLSVVKSRVNVDNRYVVPYSKVLLKRYQAHINVEWCNQVGSIKYLFKYINKGPDRTTLRVVESGNQDDQEPVVDEIEKYYDCRYISACESAWRIFSYDIHYRYPAVIRLSFHLPGQQNVVYGADDDIDEVLNKPSVASTMFLSWMKCNEILPEARNLTYVEFPSKFVFKLSTRSWDIRKRHPSIGRIHSVFPSAGEAYYLRILLNKVKGPKSFEDIRTVNGTLYPTFRDACYALGLLDDDNEYIEAIKEANLYGSATYLRTLFGTMLMSGSLSRPDFVWEKTWTYLSDDILYRQEKHLNVDDLNYSDEEIKNLALLEIEKFLLRNNSSLRNYSNMPYPDDESISSSNNRLINEELSYYQNTMEDELNNMLLLLTDEQRNVFDQIMESVRTNKGGVFFLYGYGGTGKTFLWKTLSAAIRSKSEIVLNVASSGIASLLLSGGRTTHSRFSIPLNLNEDSLCRMKPGSELACLLKKTQLIIWDEAAMIHKHAFEALDRTLKDILMPDCSNSEALPFGGKVIVFGGDFRQILPVVPNGSRQDIVNASLSSSYIWNKCKLLTLTKNMRLTVGMNHGDIDKTKEFAKWLLDIGEGKLGDRNDGEAVIDIPQELLITESTNPIGNLINFVYPSILESFNDPNYFQERAILAPKNDVVHEINDTLLAMFPGDHKEYLSSDSICQSENKNGLCNGTRLQVVKLGDRIIEAKVISGNNFGTRTFIPRINLSPSDKRIPFKLQRRQFPIAVCFAMTINKSQGQSLSKVGLFLKQPVFTHGQLYVAVSRVKSMDGLRMLILDVEGNVTNKTTNVVYKEIFSNL